A stretch of DNA from Carettochelys insculpta isolate YL-2023 chromosome 18, ASM3395843v1, whole genome shotgun sequence:
CATAGAGACAATAACTGTGCTGTCATTGGGGAACATTATATGATGCAAGGCTGGGGAACCCCCCGCCCATGGTCTGGacactgaggctcagggctcccctccccatcatCCAGCCTGCTGTGCGGtaggggctggggagccccgaGCCTGGCTGTGACCCATGGACTctgctgggggggccagggtgCTCAGGAGGCGGTTCCATGTGGCGGCACTGCCgttccctcagctggggaaagaggaggcgGAGCGTCAGCAGCACTGCCCGCAGGCTGTtttttcaccctccctcccatccagacctcctccccaattcccagcctgcttctgcaaaGACTCCAGACCCCAAGCCCACTTACCAGCAgtccccccccaacacacactgaacccttcattctggccccatcccacagcctagaggggcccacaaaatgtactagtCCTGGCCCCCTGAGGCTCTGGGGCATGAGGACAGCATCTcctttttttgttgttctcgagtCAGGGACCATGTCAATGATGGgttggttttggggttttttttttttgcttctcactggtGTAGCCCCTGAGTGATTTGTCTCTGCCCTGACCCCAAAAAGGTGGTTGTGTTGTGTGCCCCCCGTCCCCCCACCCAGTGCCTCTTTGCTGGCAGTCAGTCATGCTCCACTGTCTGGCAAGGTTTCCTGGGTCAGAGATCACCACAGCGCTGGTCCCCAAACTGTGAGGCAAGCCCTGTAGGAGGCACAGAGGAAGTTGGGGGGCACATGGCTAGGCCAGTGTCCAGCATCATTGGAGGTGTCAGGGAGGAGTGCCAGCCAGTCCAGCTCTGGCCTCAACCACAGCTCTGGTCTGCTCCCCTGTTTAGCTCAGCCCTCGTTCCCTCTCTGCCCCTAGGCCAGCTCTGCCTCTAGTCCCAGTTTCTGCCTGGTCCACAGTTCTGCTTCCAGCTGTCCTCAGCCTAAGAACCTCTGCTAACGAGGTCTTGGGATTAATGGAGGCAGGGCCTGGATAGATCCCAGAGCTGATGGGAGGTGTGCACGGGCAGAGGGAAGAAGTGACAGGAACAGCTTGGGCACTGGGGCTCCACAGCCTTAGGCACTGCAGTAAAGGCAGTGGAGTCATGCTGAGGGCATGTCTCGTCTACTAAGCTCTGGAATTTCCTGCTTTGCCTTCCCCAGTGGAATAAGGATCAGTGGGAAGTTGCAGGGAAAGCAGAGCCACAGCTCCCCTGCCGGACCTACATTCATCCAGATTCTCCAGCTCCTGGCACCCACTGGATGAAAGAACCTGTCTCCTTCCAAAAGCTGAAGCTCACCAACAATACCCTTGATCAACACGGGCATGTAAGCTGAGAGTTGGGTTTGTCTCTGCTCCCTGGAATTTATCTAGGAATTTGAGGGAAAGATTATGGGTTTCATGAGCAATTAAATGGTTTGAACCTTACACGAAAACTCCCTTTGTTCCCAATGGGAAATGTGCAATCTGATGTCTCGGTGGGAGAGGTTGTGCCACAAGGTTATGGCAGCTGTAATCTGCACATACTTTTCAGCCTGCTGACTACAACACCACAGGTTAATGGTTCTTGATGACTCAAAGCATTGACCCAGGTTTAACTGGAAGCGGACTAAAGCGTCTTTCCTTCCTCACTATTGTACCCCTACAGAAAGGCCTTTAGTTTTATCACCCCAGTCATCCTTGAAGGGTGGTTGGCAGCTGCAGAAAATGGCAATAACACGTCCACTAAGCCAATCTGCAAATGGCGTTCTTCCTCTTTCTCTCCACCAGATTATCCTTCACTCCATGCACCGCTACAAGCCTCGTTTCCACATCGTTCAGGCAGATGACCTGTTCAGTGCACGCTGGAGCATATTCCAGATGTTCAGCTTCCCTGAGACTGTCTTCACCTCTGTCACTGCCTATCAGAACGAGCAGGTAGAGTGTCTGAGACCAGCCTTCCACTCACCGGGAAATACCCTGTCACAGCAGAACCTGCTCCCAAGGGAGAAGATCCCTCATTGTCTCTGTGGTCCACAAAggccctcttccttctcctcttctACAGACAGCGCTACAAGGTCCATCCACCTGGGAGGCTAGTGCAGCTGGAAATTTCCCATATATGGGCAATATGTGAATCGGCTTCCCCTTCCCTTTGACTATAATGGGAGCACCCGTTTCCCTCTATGGGTAATACACATACACATGCTCCTTCCCTTGCTTGTGAGCATGCCATCTGTAACCTTCTCTGTGTCCGCAAGTACCCCAGCACTTGTACTGTCCAAAATGTGGGCATGGAGAAGGTTATAGGTGTACTTGTTCTTCCTGGAGATGGAGGGACATTTCTCCAGCAGTTTGTGTACAGTGTACAGACTCTGAATTTATTGTATCTGATGCTGTAAAGTGAGGCCTGTATTGCTGCTTATGTCtaacattttaaattcatttacagaggaaaaaataagcaGATGGTTAGGACACTTGTCTAGCACCTGGGGAACCCAAATTCAGTAGCCTGCTCTGCCACCAGCTTCCTGTGGGAACTTGCCCCCCGTCACTGGTTCTCTCTGAGCTTGAGTGATCTGTCAGCTGTGAGGAGCTCAGATGGAGACAACAAGATAGAAATTTATCCACAGAGCAGTTGTTAGTGCTGGAGTGCTCCAGAGTGGGACAGAGCCAGATCAACACACGGGCAGCTGCTCGTTCTCATACTGATCTCACGTCTCTGCTTTTAGATCACAAAACTCAAGATTGACAACAACCCCTTTGCTAAGGGATTCCGGGAACATGGGAAGAACACTCGAAGGTAGATGCTCTCCTGACTGAATAGAGGATCTGCTattgctgctgcatgtggtgtcAGCTTAATTATAACATTCAGGTtcctcccatcctcctccttccccccataGTTGCCATGAAGGAAAAAGTTGGCTGCCGCTCCCAGGGAGAACTTCTGTCAGGTCTGAGGCCAGTGCATGAGAGAACAGGACAACTTAAGAGCAAATGAAACCAGATAGTAGAGAGGAGTAACTATGCATATTTAGAAACCAAATGTTTCATGAAAATGTTTGGAATATATTAGGATTGGTCCAGGCCTGGAAAATGCCttgatttttaaagaaactgATTTTCATCCAAAGAATATTTTGGAAATTTCCAGGTTGTTTTGTATCTAATAGGGCCATTTTTGAGTTACGTGGGGTTCATGTTCCCTCAGAAACAGACCCACTTTCAAACAAAAGCCCCAACACATCTTCAGAAGGTATGTACGATATTCGACCGTTTTTGCAAAATCACTTTTCAAACTTCCAGTGCTGAGGTTTTCCAATGTCACAGAATATTCTGTGAAACTCGTAGAATCCATACACCAATTAGTCCCAGCAACTGAATCCTGGTGGGGTAATTCAGTCTTCCTCCTTGATCCCTGTTCTCTAGTGCAGTGATTTTCAACTGGTATGTCACGACACACACATGTGCCATGAGAACTTTCCAAGTGTCCCgtgaaattttgtcagtttccctTTGCCATGGCTCTTTGCAAAGCCACCATGGGAGAAACTGACAACCCAAGGGCAGCTCAGGCTCAAGCAGCAAAGcaaggctgcctgctccctgctgtgggaaAGGGTGAGAGAAGGAGAGCAggtgcctgttggagctgggacgcaGTTTAAATGCGGCATCCTGGCTTCAGTGGGCAAGCAAGGATGGGccacatttatgagcaatcaattcatcTGATAAAAGTGGGGGTGCCTTGGAAtggtttgtctcactgaagtgcgCTGGGTCACTGAAAAGGTgggaaaccactgctctagtgccAGCCAGCATAACTAACTACACTTCCCACTATTGGACAAGGGCATTCCTAAAAAAGTCAGCCCCACTCTTATGTTGGTGCAGCTGTGATCCACGCATCTAGGGGCatggttcattgtcccatgtagtagcacctaggccacttacacagagaaagaacgagtctcctctgcagccttagctgagagccagctagctGTGAGGTCAAACTacagaggcacctgcactaagctccacagGTCCTCatttcaagtctgcctgtggacaGCGACACATCACCAGCCACTGTGCAGCTTCAAAAACATGGGAGACAACAACCCCTACTCTCCCTTCTTGCACATGGTGATGGGTACCTGGCCTTTCTCCCTCCCCTAATCTATTAGAGTTTTGTGTCTGTCCAAAATTCCCcacacaggcagctgggctggaagATTGCCTCTGAACTGACTCTAGACATTGGTTTGCTTGCAGGGAAGGGCGAGCCAAAGCCCAGAAACACAGTTCAGCCAAAGGCCAGAAGAGGAAGCTTCCAGAAGAAATGAAATCTGGTGCTGAGGAATCTGGTAATATTGACAACAACAAACCTGGGAAGGCGCTTGCCAAGGGGGACCATGGCAAGGGGAGGAAAAGAGCCACTGTCACCGCTCTGCTAAAGCATCTTTGTCGAAAGGGCCATGTTGATCTGTGGGCCTGTGAGTCCGTGGGCCTCCAGGGCAGGGATTTGAGAGGACACTGCAGGACATCTTGAGTAGAAAAGAGGAAAGTTTTCTTGCACAAAATTCATGAGCAAAGAGGCAGGAATGTGTGGTAGTTGAGGAGACAGCCTGAAGGAGTAAAGGTGAAAAGGAGGGTTGCACAGGGTTTCCGTGTTTTGCCTTtcagaaaaagaggacacccctggaCGGGagggtatctgtatcagtatccccattaatgtgagttggtagatactgatacagataccctCCCGCtcgggggtgtcctctttttcatatggtaaccctagccCAGCTGCCGAGCCCATTAAGTTGGCTTTTTGATTGGAGCAGTTCCTGACCTGGCACTACAGGGCTATGACTCAGGATGGGCACATCCATTTGTAGCTGGTTAGGCTGATCTGGCTCTTCACGGGTTGCTATAAAATAGGGCTCCGGGTGTGCAGCAGGAAGAAAGGCTCCCCATTCGTAGGGGAAGTCTGTGTACTCACGTGGGAAAGAATGGGAGCACATGGCCCACAGAAGGTGGCGTTTATAAGGATGCTGCTTTGGCAAGTTGCTTTGCAGAGAGAAGCATGTCAGAAAACGTTCGTAATACACAACCACCACCTTCTTCCAGTCAGTTGCTGAAGAGTCTCCCATAGGATGTGGAGGAAGCCCCATGGCTGGACACCTTTACAGCTAGGCTGGACAAGGGCTTAGAATATGTCTTGTCGGGAACACCCTGGCACTCTCAGGGAGATGGACGCTGTCATGGGCTGACGCTGGCCCTGCCAGAGGAAGGAGGCTGGCGCACCTGTGATTGGTCAGTTGACTCGCCCAGGTGGGCATcaaagagggcagctggggcaggaagtgAGGAGATTGGCAAGTGAGAGCTGTTGAAGATCTGCAGCCTGGGCCCAGTCAGACGTGGGTGGGGTGGGTGAGAGCTTCCGGAGGCTCAGAGCCAGGGAGCTCTGGCAAGAGTTGCTTGGGATCAGGCCCgctggcaggggaggaaagggggtagttacatgctgcagtagcagctgtgGCAGAcgggagctccgggcccctttgaaatgccgtggGAGTGCCACTCTGCTGCTCCATGTAGTTTcttagggctgctggggggtgcagtgcatgctctgggcagcaccaaTGGCTGACTGCCCTTGACCCTCCCCCTTCCGCCCAAGGCTCCATTTCTACAGGGGGTGTGGAGCCGCCTGCCCCACACCTTACACCTGgatctgtggtggctgtcagccccactgcttggGGCAGAGCTAGAgttgccctgggagagggctgagctGGGAGGTGAGCTGAAACAGAACTGCTGGGAACACCTGGTGAGTGGAAGGCTCGGGCATTGGCCCCTAGACAAAAGGGGAAGGGCGTGGTCAGGGAGGCTGAGCCTGGAAGCCAAAGAAGGAGGGACATGTCCTGAGCAAGTGTAGGAGCCACAGGCAAGGAGGCCTGGGGAGTGGGAACACTGCAGGCAGCCCTTGGCATGAGGATGCCCATAACAGGGGCACAGTCCTGGAGAGAGATCTCTTAACCAGGAGAAGGACTcacaggctgggaggcctggggagAGAGATTCTGTAAGGAGCTCGCTTGTAGGAGCTGTGGTAGATTCAGGAATCTGGTTTCTCACAGGCAGATGGACAGAGAGCAGTGTCCTGTGTCAGGACCTTGGTAACATGGTGCTGCTATTGGCTCTTGGCTGAGGGACCTGGAGATGTTCTGCCTGAAGAGGGGCTGGAAAAATGGTTGTACCTTTATGTTttgtgacaagtcccttgtcagTCCCCTGGGGTTCTGCACTTCTTGGTGGATTTTAGTGTGTGCCTCAGAGAGTCACGGTctgggtctttccagaggcaagggtctccGTTTACTGAGGCATTCTCATAGGCAAGTCACAAGGTGGGGAGCGAGTCCCCTTCAGAAGGTTTCGATGTCCCTGTCCTCCTACTAGGGCAGCTCTCCGGTGAACGGTGGGGGGAGCCTAGGCCCACCTACTACTCTGAGCTGCAGCCCAGGAACCCCAGATGGAGGCAGTTGATggggcttttcccctgccccagacaAAGCCTCCTTtcttccaccacttccctctaaCAGCTTCCCCCTGTActggctgagctgcttccctcttcCAAACTtcagtcctccagcctctcttcctggtgcACTCCTCatctccttcccttctctgccTGTAGGGGAACCGTTTATCACAATCCAGAAGGTCTTAAAAGGCAGCAAGTGTCTGATTAGCTGTTTTGCCGCAAACTGGTTCTTACTGAGTCCCAGCTGCCTGCCGTGGCTCCTGGGCCACATTTGTTAAGCCTCGTTTGGGAACAAAAAGTCACTCACCCATCTCCCAGTACATTTCCCTTCTGCTAGGCTCTTGAAGTGTACTGCCTATGGTCTGCCACAGTCTTTACTGCAGATTTTTTGAGactgccctcccccactgacgATCTTTTAATACTGCGGTGGCAGCTACCACTGTTGGAAAAGTGATATCCGGGTGATAAAGGATGTCTTTTTAGCTACCttatagagcagtgtttcctcaGTCTtctttaataaagtacccctttttcaaagaaaaagtaAGCACCCCCAGACTTCTTTCACATTTCCCTAAGGGTACGCGTACCCCCgcttgagaaacatggtcctaaaataatctgaggtcttgaaacaagggccAGTCAACCTGTCCAGATCACTGGACCCTTTGCAGGAATGAGATTTGTTTTGCAAAGCACCATGTTACCCCTCACGTAAAAactacttccttccttccttccttccatgcaCAGCTATCACAGAAGACTTCTGCTGAAGACTGCTGCTGCGTGGGGGGGTATAACTCAGTGGCTTgctcattggcctgctaaacccagggttgtgcgttccgcccttgagggggtcatttaaagatctggggcaaatacattaacaaaaaaaaaaatctgtcagggacggtGATAGGTCATCCTGtgggtgcaggggacaggacgcgatgacctctaaaggtcccttccagttctctgagataggtatatctccatctCTTTTCCAACTTGttgactttctgccatcttattatcaaatcaactggaatagaaatattgtagtGACTTGTCAGCATTAAGACAGAAcaagcaatagaaacaagtcatcgtctgaatgaactttttagattgtactgactttaccattgttttttttatgtctgttgtaaaactaggcaaatatctagatgagttgatgtaccccctggaagacctcggtgtcCCCCCAGCGGTACAGGTACCcccggttgagaaacactgttagaGAGCAGCCAACACCATGTGACCAGCAGTCCTCTGGGGGACTCTGGCCTAATGGGCATTTTCAATCTCTGATTTCTAGCTGAATCCCTAGTCTGCCTGTCATGGTCTCCAGTATCTCACACTGAGAATGAGAGACTAGAAACACACTTGCCCTTTGCTTCTGATTAAGGGACCGTGGGTAGATTCTCGCTCATAAATAGCCATTTTAGATGGCCTACAAAGGCCTTCACCCACTGAGCTCCTGTTTGGCCCCGGGGGAAGCTCAGCCTGAATCTCACTGCAAACCCACCATTTCTGAGCTCTggtttctctcctctcccccaccccctctgtattctctcttcctttcccctgtTCTGAGTCAGATCTTGTGAAGGATGAGAAAGTGGAGGTGAAGGAAGAAAATAATTCCATTCCCATCATCAGCGGATACCCCTTCTGGGTCTCCGAGCAGAGCGGCAGCCATTCGCTCCCTGCCATAGTGACAGCAACAGTGGATCAAAGAGAGGCGACTGCCAGAGAACAGCAAGTGCCAACACCTTCCTCCTACCAGGCATACAGGTGAGTCTCACCTCCCAGCTGTTGATGCCTCGTGAGCAGGGCCCCAGTCCTCCCTATAGTTACAGGAAAGGACTGGCATTTCCACTGTGCTGCGTGATTCCTTATGGGATATTTATCCATGAGAGGCCCAGTTCTTCATATGAGAGAAAGGTAGGTAGGggctcagtgttccctgtaagctgtgtgcttgtctGGCAACTGCGCTGAGGTTCAAATGCTACCCggcagattagcagagtgccacagcTAGGTGTCTTCTTTCTgcgggtggtgcacattcccacatgctttggtgcacataacaattttattctgcacctggatgggaaAGGTTAGCAGGACCAATGGGCATGAGGGGCAGGAAGAAGGCACAGGGATGGAAGTAGGTAGAGGAGCAGGAGGGCAGACACTGAGGCAGGTAAGTTTAATACATGCCGGTGTTCCAGAAGGAGAGCTGATGTTTAAAACTGCACGGGGAGTCTCCTGTTTCCCACCTCCCTGGACCAAGCTTTGAACCATGGACAGTGTTGGTTCACTGAAGACAGTTCCGCCGTGGTAGGTTTGATTCATTCCTGTTCTTTCAACTCTCTGGGCTCAGGTTCCACGAGAGCGGGGAGACGCAGCAGGCGCCCACTCGCGACACCCCCCTCGCTGTCAGTGAATTCCGGGCCAGGTCCCAC
This window harbors:
- the LOC142022522 gene encoding T-box-containing protein TBX6L-like, which gives rise to MQALPDVKAQCDALPSSSLEPYPQSSIVVTLEDMDLWMQFHQVGTEMIITKSGRRMFPQCKIKVSGLIPYAKYLMLVDFVPMDNFRYKWNKDQWEVAGKAEPQLPCRTYIHPDSPAPGTHWMKEPVSFQKLKLTNNTLDQHGHIILHSMHRYKPRFHIVQADDLFSARWSIFQMFSFPETVFTSVTAYQNEQITKLKIDNNPFAKGFREHGKNTRREGRAKAQKHSSAKGQKRKLPEEMKSGAEESDLVKDEKVEVKEENNSIPIISGYPFWVSEQSGSHSLPAIVTATVDQREATAREQQVPTPSSYQAYRFHESGETQQAPTRDTPLAVSEFRARSHRVDIAMVPEQDSKQLSDGFTGLPPLPPPLPPPQDYTGVVNMAVDSAGKPGARGPMYNPYGTEQGLGQWMVPSHSQYRAVSYSPFSTDYNPQGASGHAHGSMADWSQYPLFPYACW